In Glycine soja cultivar W05 chromosome 10, ASM419377v2, whole genome shotgun sequence, the genomic stretch CCGAACCAGAGCGCTAGGGTTAGCCTCTCGTACGTGAAGGATAGTGCGATGTTAGGGTTTCTGAGAATACCTTCGACGTTAAACACGGCCGTTAATTCCTCCCGGGGTGTGATGTTGAATTTGTTGACAGTGAGGTAGGTTACTTTAACGGCAGGGGTGTGTGGAGAAAACACCATCCATATAACCATAAGTGTCAAAAGGAAGAGGAGGATGCTGGATGTGGCAGCGATGAGACGGAGGGAGTAGTCGGGGTCACGGTTTTCCCTAGGCATTGTAACAGTGACGGTGATGGAGATAGTTTTGTCATGAGAACATGCAATGTTTACCTATTTGAAGGGGATTTGTGAACGCTTTAACTGGGAAATGGAAACTTGGGAGAGTGGAATTTGCTTCTTTAAGCGGAAAAGAGGGTGGCGACAGAGTTTGTGTAAATGTTAGTATATAAACATGAAACGTGAAAGAGACTATTGTTGCTAGGGCCAGCACAAGTTTTGAGTTCACCAATGTTTTCACACGTTTTATGAGCTTGCGTGTTTTACTGTCTTCTACACCCCTTTTAAATGTAAACATATAAACAAAGTTAATATTactatattcttttaaaatgtatttaaataataaGTAGTCAAATTCTTTCTTGAAATAAGAAGTATGAAGTGtcaataaattatgaaaaattcaaattttattattgaataCGTAAAAAGTGAGATTGACAAATTAGtctttcaaataatttaaagataaattagtctataaaccataaaattaatgtgaaattggtcctcaaaaattataatttattgtcaaattgatcttcaaacattataatttaatgacaaaataaactcataaatttaacaacataattaatttgtCGCACATCTTATATATTCTAAGACTAAAtctgtatattttgtttttcaacgactaacaacatactttttgtgaaCAGATTTCACTATTTTCTCGTAATTAAGGAtatgtttgacaaaattaaCTGAAAATCTAGATGGAAGCTAAAAAGTTAATTAGCTGGTAGCTAAAAAGTTAGttgaaagctaaaaaattatcttattgaatcataaattttgataaaattatttgtgagaataactaagaaatgtaaaattacataaaggataaaaaaataagagtttaCATTAAAAGAGAAGATTAAAAAGGGaacctaataaatatttaaggataaaaatggaataaatataaaaaaaaaacaagaagctgctattttaaaaaatattaattcaagtAGAATatcaaaaaacattaaaaactacCAAAAAAAACTCATATACTAATCagttaaacaaaatttttaacttgtataaaaaatttaaaaattaattgaaatactTTATGAAACATTCCCTAAATTAACAGCATTTAAGTTAGAATGAAACCAATAATCTTAGACAATAATTCCAAACCAACATAAAGATACCTAAACCACCACTAACATCAATTGTAGCACCAACAACTTTTGGTTATTGAATGATTAATGTTTGTGTTGAATTATTTGAAATTCGTTAAAACTTGTTGAGTGAGATATTCTCGCTAATCAAGCAAGACTCTTTATTTCACAAAATGTTTAGAATTCACAAAGAACTTGCTAAGCGAGACACACAAATCTAGTTGAACCAAAAATGACAACTAAGTGAGAATGACAGTTGCTACTTCCTTTTGTTTTGGTTAATTAGTTCCCTAATGTTTAATTAATGGTTATTTTCTCTTTCCAATAATGAACATGACTAATGGTGAGATTAGCATAGAGGCTGAATATCCTATTGAACTTATGGAATTGCTTGTTGGATTCCTAAGTGTGTTGTTAAGAATGAAAATGGACTTGTAATACCATGATTGGCTTGATGGATAGTGCATACATGACATTGTATATGGGTAGGCATGAAAGTTAAGATTGCTTGGTAGTCTCTTAACTTAATGGTGAGAGTTTTTGTGGTGACCAACAAGAATGAGCCTATAGATTGGACGAGTAAGCAAAATATAAATGTAAGGTCATGCAAATCTTACAAAGGTAAATCATTACCCACACTTGTCTAATTTCGATAAAATTAAACCATACTACCACCACAAGGTCAACTTAAAGGACTCTCTGCATGGTTAGAGAATAAGTCCATAGTAGGGGACAGTGGTGGCCTTGAGGGTGATCGAGCAAGGTGACTGCCCAGGGCCCCTTATTTAGATGGGCAtcaatttttctctatttaatctatataaatattaaaataaaattttatacaattttaaaattagtataaaaatgAGATGATTATCAATATTATTTAGAGAAATAATTACTTGTAATTAGTCAACTAATGGGTGATGTTTATATTCTCAACAAAAATCTATTAATAAGTTTggaaaaatgaaccaaaaatttaTGCATAATGTTAAATGTAAAAAGGATGATAGTGtggtatattattttgtttccaCTTCTATTGGCATTAGTGTAATTACATAAACAATGCCTTGAATTTTCTTGGTTCCCCCAATAGCACAAAATATCTCAGGGCCAACCCTGATAAGGGATGAGGCCTATCGGGATCTCCCAAAAGTTGTAAAAATCTCTATGGAGTCGTGTCAACATAACATTACATGATACATAAGCATATGAGATTAAGTGTGATTAAGATTACTCTATCATATGCTTAACTGATTGGAAATggttaatttatttgaattccTCTTGTAAGTTGTATCCTTATGTCTTTACCCTTCCATTGTATGATTCATTTCATATATGCTTACCTTTGTGTTTGGTGTCTATGTTATGTtgtatgattatgataatcgtGTTTAACACAGGAGTAGATGGTATTGATGCTACATAAGTTcactttgcttcttgaagacaTAGGACTAGAGAATGAACTAGGAGTCAAGATCTCCCTCTTTTGCTAGTTTATGCATATGATGTTAGAGGGGACCAACCTAGGGCCATATAGAAGCATTTTGGTTGTAGTATATATTTCCCCTGAAAAAGGATCCTTTTGGAACTTGTAGTTTCCTTTCATAGATAATATCTTGTTAATGCTTTAAAACATGTTAACCTGGTGTTTTAATATCGAACAATACTTGAATAGCATTAAGATCAACTCAAGGATAAAGCAACTAAAGTTGAagctttagaaaaaaaaaagtcacatgtGTTTgtaaaaatgtcaaatatatcattctttcatttaaaataaagttgaaggaGGAAATGAATATAATGTTTCTTAAACATTATATTTATGTATTGTTTCGTTTTATTTAatggtttttaacaaaaaaaaaaaactatgtaccttaatttaattttcatatatgaaatatttatttgttgtattatataaccaatgattattttttctttcataattcttaaatgttattagtttttcttaccaaTGCTTCATTATATTTTCAACCAAAAATGGGTTCAATAGTTTCCACCAAATaggtaaatttttaaaagtaagaatatttgattttttggtgaagtatatttaaataattttccaTATTAGAATTAATATTCTTtacctaaaatttatttaattttaatattattttttaaatcatagtaaaatttaataggctaaatatttttaaagatataataggttcaattaaaactttaattaatcatcttctttaattttaaggtaattatatttaatttattattaaatattttaacaattgataattttatttatgcaaatttattttaagaaactaaatacaaatataaaaaacatataatttatacaaaccCGTGCACCTTATGGGTATAAAATCTAGTAAGTtatgtaaaatgataaaaacaaatatatttatatggtattttgtattaatttaatttaattcatttataaaaatatattttggggtaaaaaaagaaaattgtacaAAATGAGtggggaagagaaaaaaaataaaaaatataataaatgaataaaaataagaaaattttagcTTATGCAAAGGATTTTAAAACCAcgtctaatatttttataactcaTCTTGgctatattttttgaatttcagAAATTTTAGCTCTAGTTATACTTCAAGTCTTCAAAATCCCAATGTAACATCAACAATTTATACTAATACCACATATATTATTACATTAGTATTAAAGTGTCATGTCAAACGGTCAACACCCTCATTTTATTgcttatacaaaaatattatcacaTTGTCGCTCAACAATGACAAGAAACATTCAATTAGGTGTAAAAATTGAGATATCTTTTTACATAAAGGGCAtacgagagaaaaaaaatggctatgacaaaatttgaaaaattgttaAAGCAAAgagtaaaaatttacaactaaACATAAATTTGTTGTATAATGTAGTAATTAGTTGCATATATTGTaacgtttacttcttttttatatatataaaaataactaagaTTTTAACGTTTTCTTATGATCatgtatttgtattttttattttaaacatttaatacttgaaaaattttaatgttttcagtactttgaataaaattttagaactcataatttatttcttataaacatTTAATGctttgaataaatttaaaactaataatttatttatatcaaaCATTTAATGCTTCGAATAccttgaataaatttaaaacaaatggtaagttatttataataaatatttaatacttcgaatagaattttcatttattcgttgtgcatttttttaacgtatgatatttattaaagttacaaaagcaaaataaattaattaatttaggtttaaatatttttttgtaattttttttatttttagtctttaaaatacTTAAGACCATGCTTAAAGATATTTAATCTATTAAATCTAATTTAGGAATGAAAAAATGAACCCATACTCTATGGATATTAATAAAAGTATTCGCAAGCAGGAAGGACATATATTTATTGGAATTAAGGATAAAGACGAATATTTACAGGTAGATTTTGTGGGAACAAGTGCTACGGTATTATAATACCCATCCTATCCTCAcatcccatatatatatatatatatatatatatatatatatatatatatattaatgtaattaaaatgttactaaagtaaattacatatacttttatgtaaaaaaataattatatttttcaaatttaattgatattttaaagtCATATGTTTTACTTTCTAATTCAAATATGGATGTTGTAATTGAGGTTATTGGATTAAGAATgtgttatataaattttttttatgcaaacaCTTCTATGTTGGCAAGGTGAAATATaactattattttgatttataaattttatcttagCACTTTTATGTTGATGTCAATATTATTCATATGTtttcaaataacatttttatttttgattgacTTATAAAGAGTAAAAATTTACCACTAAACATAAATTTGTTGTATAATATAGTAATTAGTTGCATATATTGTAacgtttacattttttttataaaaaaacaaagattttaACGTTTTCTTATGATCatgtatttgtattttttattttaaacatttaatacttgaaaaattttaatgttttcagtactttgaataaaattttagaactcataatttatttcttataaacatTTAATGctttgaataaatttaaaacttataatttatttataacaaaCATTTAATGGTTCGAATAccttgaataaatttaaaacttggTAAGTTATTTATAATAGAAATTTAATACTTCGAatagaattttcatttattcgttgtgcatttttttaacgtatgatatttattaaagttacaaaagcataataaattaattaatctaggtttaaatatttttttttatttttagtccttaaaatactttaaacaatgctttaaaaaggaaaaaaaatgttatataaaatgttataatgacaaaaaataaaaacaaatctaATTTGAAAGGACTAAAGATAACAAATAATGTTGTAAGaactgaaataaaaatacttttacgtGCAGATTTGTCGACAAATGCAAATAAAACACAACATCAGTGAATGAGGCTCCCACCTAATGGATTCTTGGGAGTATATACTTCGCAGCCTTACCCCCACAAGCAGAGAATCTGTTACTGCTTACTATATCCATGAATTTCAGATCACAAGACAATAACCCCACCATTACACCAACGCTTATCCTCTAAAAAGAGAACAACACCAACAAACTTGTATTAACTTCTTTACTTCCAAAGCGTTTACATCAAGTAGAGAAAAAGACTTCCAAGTTTGGCATACATAGAAGCAATCACAAAACAATAAGATTAGATaatctcaaatttaaaatagattgaCAAAATAAGGCAAAAAAGCTCTAAGTAGAAAGCATATTCATCATTATTGGAAAGCTAGATTTTCAAGCTTTGTAGTACACTATTCTTTACATAGCATTGAACTCTGAAATCAGATACATAATCTAAAATCTATGAACTGAACACTTTATAATGCATCTACGGGTAACTCATATAGTGCACAACACAACACACAAAAGAAAATTGCTGATTCTTTATTATAATAGATACGGTGGATGAGGACAATGTAAAAAACACACCCCAGTACATATTGCATAAAATTCTCACATATGAAACTTCATAGGATAACCATGGTATAAGTCCGGCTCTCAGGGTTACGTTTTGGTGATGTAATATCATGCGGACCAGGGTTCACCTTTGATGGTTGAGTATTAGCCTTTGCTAGTTGTGTTCCCTCCcaacaacaaaattaacaacATTGATACCGGAAGGTTGCACTTGTTGCTCCTTCTCTTTCTAACTGCTATGCAATATGCAGCAGGGTGTGCTTTCTACATTGTTATTCTTTGATCTTCAACAAATTCTTTCATCCAAATTTTAGACAGATTGAGAGAATTAAGAACAACATTTGgcaaaaaaaacattgaaattaGATTCCATTTTGTTTAGCAAAGGAGAGTAGCTTGGTAAGAAAGGTCTTTCACATCTTTCAAATGCAGTTCTAGAGAATGTTTGGTGCAGCTcttcataatataaatattattaattaatgtaaacCTTAGATCTTGAAGCTTAGTAGTAAACCTTTTTTGATGGACATTTTttccacaattttatttttgctatTTTGATTACATTATGGTTCATGTGTGGATATATTTCAAATTCTAAGAGGTAAAACATAACCACATAACCTTCTGTCTGTCATGAAGTCTGATTGAAATATTAACACTCATTCATACCACACATCTTGCTCAATCTCAACTCAATGTGGTAAGAGTAAACTTCACCACCCATATGAACAAAACACCAGGATTTCACATCACCCCAACATCTTATGTTTTAACCTTGTTTGGTAAACaacaatcaatcataattcCCAAATTTAGGTATTGGAGTTTTGAAATGATAACATACATCTCATATCAACTGCACAacagactaattaattaatgtacatTATCAATTTCCCAAGTTTACCATAATAATTTTGCATAGCACACTCCAGTGCAGATTACATGAAATTGGTCACATATTAAACTACGTAACAATCGGAAGGTTCAACcaaccttccgttgttcatggTGTCGTTTAGAGGGAGTTCAACGCGCAGCGGGTAACACTGAAGCGTGATACTGAAAACCTTGGAGCTCTCCATACCAAACTTGTACCTAAACCTAGCATCCAACATGGCTCCAAAATCCATCCCACCATGAAAACGTTGCTGCACCGCGATTTCACTGGCCACCCAGTTAGGTATCTGCATGCCCGCCACCTCGAACCGGGCTCGGATCGGGGCATGGGTATGACCTCGGATCGAGAACGGTGGCGGCTCAACAACCACCGAGGAAATGGTAAAGTTGCCGAACCAGAGCGCTAGGGTTAGCCTCTCGTACGTGAGGGATAGTGCGATGTTAGGGTTTTTGAGAATACCTTCGATGTTAAACACAGCCGTTAATTCCTCCCTGGGTGTGATGTTGAATTTGTTGACAGTGAGGTAGGTTACTTTAACGGCAGGGGTGTGTGGAGAAAACACCATCCATATAACCATAAGTGTCAAAAGGAAGAGGAGGATGCTGGATGTGGCAGCGATGAGACGGAGGGAGTAGTCGGGGTCACGGTTTTCCCTAGGCATTGTAACAGTTACAGTGATGGAGATAGTTTTGTCATGAGAACATGCAATGTTTACCTATTTGAAGGGGATTTGTGAAAGCTTTAACTGGGAAATGGAAACTTGGGAGAGTGGAATTTGCTTCTTTAAGCGGAAAAGAGGGTGGCGACAGAGTTTGTGTAAACGTTAGTATATAAACATGAAACGTGAAAGAGACTATTGTTGCTAGGGCCAGCACAAGTTTTGAGTTCACCAATGTTTTCACACGTTTTATGAGCTTGCGTGTTTTACTGTCTTCTACACCCCTTTTAAATGTAAACATATAAACAAAGTTAATATTactatattcttttaaaatgtatttaaataataaGTAGTCAAATTCTTTCTTGAAATAAGAAGTATGAAGTGtcaataaattatgaaaaattcaaattttattattgaataCGTAAAAAGTGAGATTGACAAATTAGtctttcaaataatttaaagataaattagTCTATAAACCTTAAAATTAATGTGAAATTGGTcctcaaaaattataatttat encodes the following:
- the LOC114371332 gene encoding uncharacterized protein LOC114371332, yielding MPRENRDPDYSLRLIAATSSILLFLLTLMVIWMVFSPHTPAVKVTYLTVNKFNITPREELTAVFNIEGILKNPNIALSLTYERLTLALWFGNFTISSVVVEPPPFSIRGHTHAPIRARFEVAGMQIPNWVASEIAVQQRFHGGMDFGAMLDARFRYKFGMESSKVFSITLQCYPLRVELPLNDTMNNGRLVEPSDCYVV